AATGTCCTTCCAATCCGAGTCCCATCGGGACGCCATTTTAGATAGCATCCTACAGCTACACAAGGTTATAGAGTCCTGTAGGGACGGCATTTCAGATAGCAAACACCGACCAGTCCATAATCAGACTCTCGTAAAATCATATATTCGATTCAGATAATATTTCTTGACATGATTTATAGCACTCGTAGAGTGTAAATAGTTTAATGGTCAGTCTGATGTACAAGCCAGACTCAGGAACCCGGGATAGACCAGCTGTCATGATCTGTTATACATGTCTGACCGATCAAGCTGCTATAAATTAACCAAGAACAATACAGGAGGCATCATGCAAGAACAGTCGGTTTATCCGGTTCGACTCAGCAATTTGCCCAGTATGTTTCAGTATTTACGATGCATCACCGTTTTATAGGAGGAATCCATGAAAAACTTTTCGCAATTGTTACTTATCTTACTCTTAATCCTGAGCTTGGGATCTCTTGCTGCCCTAAATCAAATGGAGTTACTCACCAGCATGACCGGTGAGTTCTACGGTAGCTATTTTGGCTATTCGCTGGTATCCATGGATTTCAATGGTGATGGTTATGATGATTTGATCGTTCATTCTATAGCCTGGAATCCGGATGGGGTTTACGGCCAACACGGAACCAATGGGTGGGGCAAGACCTATTGTTATTGGGGAGGCCCGGATTTTGACAATGTTGCAGATTTAACTTTTACGGGGACTCATCATGGTGGTTACAACGGACCTCTACGTAATGCCGGTGATGTAAACGGAGATGGTTATGATGATTTGCTTGCTTACAATTATGAAAATCTGATCACATCCGGGATCTTTTTCGGAGGTCCCAACCCATCGGTTGTTCCGGACATTCTCATCACCAAACCTGAGAATCTTATCTATAGTATGGGTGCTTATCCCCTGGGGGATATTACGGGGGACGGGAAGGCGGATATTGCTTTGCATGTAGAAGTAAGAGCGAAGCTATCCTATCCGGTCTTCTATATCTGGACAGGTGAAGATCAGCCATGGTACGAGGTGATGTCTAACTTCAATGGGAACTTTATGGCTACCTACGGAGTAGGGGACGTGAACAATGATGGGATAGATGATTTTGGAATCAATTATGGGATTCCCGGAGGAGAATGGGAAGATAGAAGATTTGTCCTTTATTATGGGAGTCAGAACTTTCCACAGCTTGACAGCCTGGTAATAGCCGCGAATACTAACCCTGAATTGGGGGGACACGGCTTTAATCCTGTGGGTGATGTTAATGGTGACGGAATCGCAGATTTTCTAACCATGAATAATCACATCTGGTATGGAGGAGACAGTATCGTCGCAGATCCGGATCTTGCCCTGATATACAGAACCGAATGGCATGATTGGTCAAGCATGCTCTACTGTAAAATACCCCATTGTACTTATGGAGATTTCAATGGGGACGGATATGACGATGTGGTA
The sequence above is a segment of the Candidatus Cloacimonadota bacterium genome. Coding sequences within it:
- a CDS encoding T9SS type A sorting domain-containing protein, which produces MKNFSQLLLILLLILSLGSLAALNQMELLTSMTGEFYGSYFGYSLVSMDFNGDGYDDLIVHSIAWNPDGVYGQHGTNGWGKTYCYWGGPDFDNVADLTFTGTHHGGYNGPLRNAGDVNGDGYDDLLAYNYENLITSGIFFGGPNPSVVPDILITKPENLIYSMGAYPLGDITGDGKADIALHVEVRAKLSYPVFYIWTGEDQPWYEVMSNFNGNFMATYGVGDVNNDGIDDFGINYGIPGGEWEDRRFVLYYGSQNFPQLDSLVIAANTNPELGGHGFNPVGDVNGDGIADFLTMNNHIWYGGDSIVADPDLALIYRTEWHDWSSMLYCKIPHCTYGDFNGDGYDDVVGSNYGAYYYEGEVGIWLGSANMDPNCDLYLRPPQFHNTEQFGWDKAAGDFNADGLCDLAISFPSDYAVPQWSEGTVFVYSGNADMVANEDQLITKPESCDWEISLYPSPFARGQGVYIDFIGADYKQATGVNLDVYNLKGQKVRSLDGISTGSTYQLPENLTSSLNSGMYIIAVKQGQKTLYTRKICIIK